Proteins encoded in a region of the Thermocaproicibacter melissae genome:
- a CDS encoding iron-containing alcohol dehydrogenase, with protein MARFTLPRDIYFGSGAINELKNLKGHKKAFIVTGGQSMRKTGFLQKTEDVLKAAGMETRIYEGVEPDPSIERVFDGAKAMREFEPDVIVAIGGGSPMDAAKAMWVFYEYPEKTFEDIKDPFTMPKLRKKAIFVAIPSTSGTASEVTAFSVITDYSTNIKYPLADFEITPDIAVLDSDIAMTMPKKLTAHTGMDALTHAIEAYVASNRSGFSDPLALQAISDIFDSLVDSYNGDAKAREKMHIAQCLAGMSFSNALLGIAHSIAHKTGAVFHLPHGCCNAILLPYVIQYNSRVCMDRYANIARILGLPGNTDKQLTDSLVEAVRSLNKKLGIAQTYKDNGVSEEMFKANVKTIAANAVLDPCTASNPRPTDAEMMEKIINCAYYGEDVAF; from the coding sequence ATGGCACGTTTCACTTTACCGCGCGACATTTATTTCGGTTCCGGCGCAATCAATGAACTCAAAAACCTGAAGGGCCACAAAAAGGCTTTCATCGTCACCGGCGGTCAGTCCATGCGCAAGACCGGTTTCCTGCAGAAAACAGAGGATGTCCTGAAGGCTGCCGGCATGGAGACTAGAATTTATGAAGGTGTTGAGCCGGATCCGTCCATTGAGCGTGTTTTCGACGGTGCAAAGGCTATGCGCGAGTTCGAGCCTGACGTAATTGTCGCCATCGGCGGCGGTTCCCCGATGGACGCTGCAAAGGCTATGTGGGTGTTCTATGAGTATCCGGAGAAGACCTTCGAGGACATTAAAGATCCGTTCACAATGCCGAAGCTCCGCAAAAAGGCTATTTTCGTCGCCATTCCTTCCACAAGCGGCACGGCTTCCGAAGTAACGGCTTTCTCCGTTATCACCGACTACTCCACCAACATCAAGTACCCGCTTGCTGACTTTGAAATTACTCCGGACATTGCGGTTCTCGACTCCGACATTGCCATGACAATGCCGAAAAAACTGACCGCACACACCGGCATGGATGCTCTGACCCACGCTATTGAAGCTTATGTTGCAAGCAACCGCTCCGGTTTCTCCGATCCGCTTGCTCTGCAGGCAATTTCCGATATTTTCGACAGCCTCGTAGATTCCTACAACGGCGACGCGAAAGCACGTGAAAAAATGCACATCGCCCAGTGCCTCGCCGGCATGTCCTTCTCCAACGCACTGCTCGGCATTGCGCACAGCATTGCTCACAAGACCGGCGCTGTGTTCCACCTTCCGCACGGCTGCTGCAACGCCATCCTCCTGCCGTATGTCATTCAATATAACTCCCGCGTCTGCATGGATCGCTACGCAAACATCGCCCGCATCCTCGGCCTGCCCGGCAACACCGACAAGCAGCTCACCGATTCTCTCGTCGAAGCAGTCCGCAGCCTGAACAAGAAGCTCGGCATCGCTCAAACCTACAAGGACAACGGCGTCAGCGAAGAAATGTTCAAGGCAAATGTAAAGACCATTGCCGCCAATGCGGTTCTCGACCCCTGCACCGCTTCCAACCCGCGCCCGACTGACGCAGAAATGATGGAAAAGATCATCAACTGCGCTTACTACGGCGAAGACGTGGCATTCTAA
- a CDS encoding ClC family H(+)/Cl(-) exchange transporter codes for MYRFLSKLERFQWNIALKSLLTGTLAGMLAVLYRLATERGTEAATQLYQYLKIHPVMICVWAAAAVGAGLLIAWLIRIEPMASGGGVPQVEGVILYGLKMRWYVVIAVRYIAGILGSLFGLSFGPEGPSIQLGAAVSEGVSNKIAETKIEKNHLLTSGAAAGLSAAFSAPLTGMIFALEEIQRSFSPTVLVSATTASLMADFISKYFFGLKPVLYFQNIPQLPLTQYLWLFPLGAFVGLCGVAMNRALLLFQTAYGKIPRKLRPIVALLLALPCGFLLPQVLGGGRNLIALTESANVTFSLIAVLLVVKIVYSGTSFGSGTPGGIFMPIISVGALSGCFFGLAAQKLGMPLAYLPVCVVCGIAGGLSSCVKAPVTSILLTAELTGSFLHILPVAICSFVALFVSDLLKTKPIYEALLHRYIEKNGYAIPAADKRGELIEFPVEAGSGLSRKLLREIDWPEGSLVVGLRRGSDELVPKGDTQILPGDYLLVLAPQSKSREVRKEIWKLCHFNI; via the coding sequence ATGTATCGCTTTCTTTCCAAACTGGAACGCTTTCAATGGAATATTGCCCTGAAGTCTTTGCTGACCGGCACGCTGGCGGGCATGCTTGCCGTTCTTTACCGCCTTGCCACCGAAAGAGGAACTGAAGCTGCCACGCAGCTTTATCAGTACCTCAAAATCCACCCGGTGATGATTTGCGTGTGGGCTGCGGCAGCCGTAGGTGCCGGACTCCTGATTGCCTGGTTAATCCGCATTGAGCCGATGGCGTCGGGCGGAGGAGTTCCTCAAGTGGAGGGAGTTATCCTCTACGGCCTAAAAATGCGGTGGTATGTTGTCATCGCGGTGCGCTATATTGCGGGAATTCTCGGCTCGCTGTTCGGACTTTCGTTCGGCCCAGAGGGGCCGTCGATTCAGTTGGGCGCTGCCGTGAGCGAAGGCGTATCCAATAAGATTGCCGAAACGAAAATCGAAAAGAATCATCTGCTCACTTCGGGCGCTGCCGCCGGTCTTTCTGCGGCGTTCAGTGCCCCGCTGACGGGTATGATTTTTGCGCTTGAGGAGATTCAGCGGAGCTTTTCGCCCACGGTCCTTGTCTCGGCGACAACCGCCTCACTTATGGCGGACTTTATTTCCAAATACTTTTTCGGTCTGAAGCCTGTGCTGTATTTTCAAAACATTCCGCAGCTTCCGCTCACGCAGTACCTCTGGCTGTTTCCGCTCGGAGCGTTTGTGGGTCTCTGCGGTGTCGCCATGAACCGCGCGCTTCTGCTGTTCCAGACAGCATACGGAAAAATACCCCGCAAACTGCGCCCGATTGTGGCGCTGCTTCTGGCCCTTCCGTGCGGATTTCTGCTGCCGCAGGTTCTCGGCGGTGGGCGGAATCTCATAGCGCTGACGGAAAGTGCCAATGTCACCTTCTCGCTGATTGCTGTTTTGCTTGTGGTCAAAATCGTGTATTCCGGCACCAGCTTCGGAAGCGGCACTCCGGGCGGCATCTTCATGCCGATTATCTCCGTCGGCGCGCTTTCCGGCTGCTTCTTCGGTCTCGCAGCGCAGAAGCTCGGCATGCCGTTGGCCTATCTTCCGGTTTGCGTGGTCTGCGGAATCGCGGGCGGACTTTCTTCCTGCGTGAAGGCGCCGGTTACGAGTATTCTTCTGACGGCGGAACTTACCGGTTCGTTCCTGCACATTCTTCCGGTTGCCATCTGTTCATTTGTCGCGCTGTTCGTTTCCGATCTGCTGAAAACAAAGCCGATTTATGAAGCCCTTCTTCACCGCTACATTGAGAAGAACGGCTATGCCATTCCCGCAGCGGACAAACGCGGCGAACTCATTGAATTCCCCGTTGAAGCGGGAAGCGGACTTTCCAGAAAGCTTCTGCGGGAAATCGACTGGCCGGAGGGTTCGTTGGTCGTCGGTTTGCGCCGCGGTTCCGACGAGCTTGTTCCGAAGGGAGATACGCAGATTCTTCCGGGAGATTACCTGCTGGTGCTTGCGCCGCAGAGTAAGAGCCGCGAGGTTCGGAAAGAGATTTGGAAGCTGTGTCATTTCAATATCTGA
- a CDS encoding UDP-N-acetylglucosamine pyrophosphorylase: MFEPALVKNLYDLSHTAAKPLLESVDYPWEALPKISEFILQLGETLSPDEYELRGENVWVAKSAKVFDSAYLNGPCIIGPGTEVRQCAFVRGSALVGAGCVIGNSTELKNVIIFDNVEVPHYNYVGDSILGYKSHMGAGSITSNIKSDRTLVKIHTGTEDIETGLKKIGAMLGDHVEVGCNSVLNPGTIVGRGTNIYPLSMVRGYIPANSIYKRLGEIAQKR; this comes from the coding sequence ATGTTTGAACCTGCTCTTGTGAAAAATCTCTATGACCTCAGCCACACGGCCGCAAAGCCGCTTTTGGAATCCGTCGATTATCCGTGGGAGGCTCTTCCGAAAATTTCTGAGTTTATTCTTCAACTCGGCGAAACGCTTTCCCCCGATGAATATGAACTGCGCGGTGAGAACGTCTGGGTCGCAAAATCGGCAAAAGTGTTTGATTCCGCCTACCTGAACGGGCCGTGCATCATCGGCCCGGGAACGGAAGTACGCCAATGCGCTTTTGTCCGCGGAAGCGCTCTCGTCGGCGCCGGATGCGTTATCGGAAACTCCACGGAACTGAAAAACGTCATTATCTTCGACAATGTTGAGGTTCCGCACTACAATTACGTTGGTGACTCCATCCTCGGCTACAAGTCGCACATGGGGGCCGGCTCCATTACATCGAACATCAAGTCGGACAGAACGCTCGTAAAAATCCACACCGGAACCGAGGACATTGAGACCGGTTTGAAGAAAATCGGAGCCATGCTCGGCGACCACGTTGAGGTCGGCTGCAACTCCGTGCTGAACCCCGGCACGATAGTCGGGCGCGGAACAAATATCTATCCGCTTTCCATGGTGCGCGGATACATACCTGCCAACAGCATTTATAAACGCCTCGGCGAAATCGCACAGAAGCGCTGA
- a CDS encoding dockerin type I repeat-containing protein, with protein MRQNSAKKLFFSVLFFLLIFLCCLPAVSRAVQSGSLPEVTDTFVVSADTTVAKLGKMLNISKSLKLTVYKADGSIRPSGPLATGDRAVIQNPSGDVIGCILITVEGQSSPSSAGSSAVSSEVSSEVSSAPASESSEPEAPSSQPESSETTSSAPQPEIQQEFVLENSIPVSSAVQLLSGIASRVTVIAPDGSARKDGLICTGDQLVLQDENGNVFRTINVTVLGDLTRCGRPTESACSILYDYLIGNTSLPADLSAAADVNRDQRIDTADLLRLKQKILENSSSGE; from the coding sequence ATGAGACAAAATTCGGCAAAAAAACTATTTTTCTCCGTTTTGTTTTTTCTACTGATTTTTCTTTGCTGCCTTCCGGCTGTGTCACGTGCAGTACAGTCCGGCTCACTGCCGGAGGTAACCGATACCTTCGTGGTCTCTGCCGACACTACCGTAGCAAAGCTCGGCAAGATGCTGAATATATCCAAGTCCTTAAAACTTACCGTTTATAAAGCTGACGGGAGCATCCGCCCCTCTGGTCCTTTGGCTACCGGCGACCGTGCCGTCATCCAAAATCCCAGCGGAGATGTAATCGGCTGCATCCTGATTACCGTGGAAGGCCAGTCATCACCATCGTCTGCAGGTTCGTCCGCTGTGTCGTCCGAAGTATCGTCTGAGGTTTCTTCAGCACCGGCAAGTGAAAGTTCCGAGCCGGAAGCACCATCCTCGCAGCCGGAATCTTCTGAAACGACCTCCTCGGCGCCGCAACCAGAGATACAGCAGGAGTTTGTTCTGGAAAATTCCATTCCGGTATCTTCCGCTGTGCAGCTCCTTTCGGGCATAGCAAGCCGAGTCACGGTGATTGCACCCGACGGTTCGGCGCGGAAAGACGGCCTCATCTGCACCGGAGATCAGCTTGTGCTTCAGGATGAAAACGGAAACGTATTCCGCACCATAAACGTGACGGTTCTCGGCGACCTCACGCGATGCGGCAGGCCAACCGAAAGCGCCTGCTCTATCCTTTACGATTATCTGATCGGCAACACATCCCTTCCGGCAGATCTTTCGGCTGCTGCCGATGTCAACCGCGACCAGCGCATTGACACTGCCGACCTGCTAAGACTAAAACAAAAGATACTGGAGAATTCCTCCTCGGGGGAATAA
- the trpS gene encoding tryptophan--tRNA ligase, whose translation MTEPANMEDRKKVIFSAIQPSGTITLGNYLGALKNWINLQDEFDCIYALADLHTITVRQDPASFRRNTLEAYALLLACGIDPKKSIFFVQSHVPTHAQMAWILDCYTQFGELQRMTQFKDKSAKHPENVNAGLFTYPPLMAADILLYQADLVPVGIDQKQHLELTRTIAERFNGIYGQTFTVPDAYIPKQGAKIMSLQDPTKKMSKSDENTNAYIAMLDKPEDIMRKFKRAVTDSEACVRYAEGKDGVNNLMSIYSCVTGKTYEQIENEFAGKGYGEFKAAVGEAVVEHLRPIRERFDDYMKNRDYLEQCWTEGAEKAYSISIRTLRKAMKKIGFLPMKR comes from the coding sequence ATGACAGAACCGGCAAATATGGAAGACCGTAAAAAAGTAATATTCAGCGCCATTCAGCCGAGCGGCACCATTACGCTCGGCAACTACCTCGGCGCCCTGAAAAACTGGATTAACCTTCAGGATGAATTTGACTGCATCTATGCGCTCGCAGACCTGCATACCATCACCGTGCGGCAGGACCCGGCGTCTTTTCGCCGCAACACGCTGGAAGCCTATGCGCTTCTGCTGGCCTGCGGCATCGACCCCAAAAAGAGCATCTTCTTCGTCCAGAGTCATGTGCCCACGCACGCTCAGATGGCTTGGATCCTCGACTGCTACACTCAGTTCGGCGAGCTGCAGCGCATGACGCAGTTCAAGGATAAATCCGCCAAGCACCCCGAAAACGTCAACGCCGGCCTGTTCACGTATCCTCCTCTCATGGCCGCAGACATTTTGCTCTATCAGGCTGACCTCGTACCGGTGGGCATCGACCAGAAGCAGCACTTGGAGTTGACCCGCACGATTGCCGAACGCTTCAACGGCATCTACGGCCAGACCTTCACCGTGCCGGACGCATATATTCCGAAACAGGGCGCAAAAATCATGTCCCTGCAGGACCCGACAAAGAAGATGAGCAAATCGGACGAAAACACAAATGCCTACATCGCCATGCTCGACAAGCCGGAGGATATCATGCGCAAATTCAAGCGCGCTGTTACCGACAGCGAAGCCTGCGTGCGCTATGCCGAGGGAAAAGACGGCGTGAACAATCTAATGAGCATCTACTCCTGCGTGACGGGCAAAACGTATGAGCAAATCGAGAACGAATTTGCGGGCAAGGGATACGGAGAATTTAAGGCCGCCGTCGGCGAAGCCGTCGTCGAGCATCTGCGCCCCATCCGCGAACGCTTTGACGACTACATGAAGAACCGCGATTACCTCGAACAGTGCTGGACGGAAGGTGCCGAAAAGGCATACTCTATTTCTATTCGCACTCTGCGAAAGGCTATGAAGAAAATCGGTTTTCTTCCGATGAAGCGTTAA
- a CDS encoding PLP-dependent aminotransferase family protein gives MNYVFSDRVQTLKPSAIREIFKYAADPAVVSLSAGNPAPEAFPAKEIAEISAEIFRSHPIDALQYGLTEGYTPLRDYLTSYMKEKHNIGRSFDNLIIMSGAQQVMDLLSKSVLNEGDTVLCEAPSFIGSLNTFRSYRAHLRGVPVEPDGMNMDALETALKEEKNVKFIYTIPNFQNPTGVTMSAEKRRRMYELAKKYGVLILEDNPYGDIRFAGEHIEAIKSLDEDGIVVYAGTFSKVISPGIRVGYCIAPQPIIQKMVVCKQGEDVHTTIWSQMICYEFMTKYNYEAHLERLRSIYRKKAKLATDAMDQYLSPKISYLPIEGGLFFWCTLPEGTDAAEFSKQAVLRKVCVVPGNAFLTDENEKCSSFRINYTTPTDENLVKGIQILGKVADEIL, from the coding sequence ATGAACTATGTGTTTTCTGACCGCGTGCAGACGCTGAAACCGTCGGCGATTCGAGAGATCTTCAAGTACGCGGCGGACCCGGCTGTTGTTTCACTTTCTGCCGGCAACCCGGCGCCGGAGGCTTTTCCGGCAAAAGAGATTGCCGAAATCTCCGCAGAAATCTTCCGCAGCCACCCCATTGACGCGCTCCAGTACGGCCTGACGGAAGGCTACACGCCCCTGCGTGACTACCTCACGTCGTACATGAAGGAGAAGCACAATATCGGCCGCAGCTTTGATAATCTGATTATCATGAGCGGCGCCCAACAGGTCATGGACCTCCTTTCCAAATCCGTTCTGAACGAAGGCGACACCGTTCTCTGCGAAGCGCCGAGCTTCATCGGTTCGCTGAACACGTTCCGCTCCTACCGTGCGCATTTGCGCGGCGTGCCGGTGGAACCGGACGGAATGAACATGGACGCACTTGAAACCGCGCTGAAAGAGGAAAAAAACGTCAAGTTCATTTACACCATTCCGAACTTCCAGAACCCAACGGGCGTTACCATGAGCGCCGAAAAGCGCCGCCGTATGTATGAGCTTGCGAAAAAGTACGGCGTCCTGATTTTGGAAGACAATCCGTACGGCGACATCCGCTTCGCCGGCGAACACATCGAAGCCATCAAATCTTTGGACGAGGACGGCATTGTTGTCTACGCGGGCACGTTCTCCAAGGTCATCTCCCCGGGCATCCGCGTCGGCTACTGCATTGCTCCGCAGCCGATTATTCAGAAAATGGTCGTCTGCAAGCAGGGGGAGGATGTTCACACGACAATCTGGAGCCAGATGATCTGCTATGAATTCATGACAAAATACAACTACGAAGCCCACTTGGAGCGTCTGCGCAGCATTTACCGCAAGAAGGCAAAGCTCGCAACCGACGCCATGGACCAATACCTCTCCCCGAAAATCAGCTACCTGCCTATTGAGGGCGGCTTGTTCTTCTGGTGCACGCTGCCGGAGGGCACCGACGCGGCAGAGTTCAGTAAGCAGGCTGTTCTGCGCAAGGTATGCGTCGTTCCTGGAAACGCGTTCCTCACGGACGAAAACGAGAAATGCTCTTCGTTCCGCATCAACTACACCACGCCGACGGATGAAAACCTTGTAAAGGGCATCCAGATTCTCGGCAAGGTTGCAGATGAAATCCTCTGA
- a CDS encoding SpoIIE family protein phosphatase, which produces MIAEKTKRIRFSQAAAVPAKLAARQLAAFTIGLLCSRGVVFGQYAPFGVAVVAAGPYSVLFSLTLGSAIGYMLPSGMVVPVHYLAAVIAAAAIRWALNDLVKLRMHPIFAPSAAFLPLLTTSIAVAAVSSATFSETVMYVSESLLAGVSAYFFRRSITAAESERSAAEWTPQEIACAAFTISVLLLSFSELTLWGVSVGRVLAILAVLFAARYGGVAGGSIAGVTAGLTFSLATSGLNYVSGAYALGGLVAGLFSPLGRLASAAAFVLANGIASLQVGNQKAVIVGLYEVAAATVIYLLLPAKTGSFLVGVFSRRDDSESAEGLRKSIVMKLDFAAKALEGVATSVEEVSRRLEQTAAPDIDDVYNKTIEHVCRTCGLKGYCWEKSYNKTMDAFNNLTPTLREKRKVEHDDFREEFRTHCSRVDRLAESINKYYADFCAMEAAEKRAKQIRSMVAEQFTITGSMLEDMASDMEMCEKYDPAATQKTAEVLRLAGIQPMSVSCRIDRFGHMSAEAVAALPQSGRINRSKLREELSRACGREFDVPAITTEAGKCRIQINERAAYKVKTGCAQHICGNGKLCGDCWTSFPDGSGRVVSILCDGMGTGGRAAVDGAMASGIMERLVKAGIGFDTGLRIVNSALVAKSGDESLSTMDVSVIDLYTGEVTLLKAGAPGAILRKKGHAVVRDTPGLPIGILNEASFNRSADSLSDGDLLVMLSDGALSSGSDWICEEVEKWDGTLPQELAETIVSKAIARRSDGHDDDITALVLMLCKAE; this is translated from the coding sequence ATGATAGCGGAGAAAACAAAGCGAATCCGTTTCTCGCAGGCAGCAGCCGTTCCCGCAAAGCTGGCGGCAAGGCAACTTGCCGCCTTTACAATTGGTCTGCTCTGTTCGAGAGGGGTTGTGTTCGGGCAGTATGCCCCGTTTGGAGTTGCCGTGGTCGCTGCAGGGCCGTATTCGGTTCTGTTCAGCCTGACCCTCGGCAGCGCGATTGGATATATGCTGCCGTCCGGCATGGTTGTGCCGGTGCATTACCTTGCGGCAGTCATTGCCGCAGCGGCAATCCGCTGGGCGCTCAACGACCTAGTAAAACTGCGGATGCACCCGATTTTTGCGCCGTCGGCTGCATTTCTTCCGCTTTTAACGACATCAATTGCGGTCGCGGCGGTCAGCAGTGCGACCTTTTCCGAAACGGTGATGTATGTTTCCGAATCTCTGCTCGCGGGCGTCTCGGCGTATTTCTTCCGGAGAAGCATTACGGCGGCTGAGTCGGAGCGCAGCGCCGCAGAGTGGACTCCGCAGGAGATAGCCTGCGCGGCGTTCACCATCAGCGTGCTTCTGCTATCCTTTTCCGAGCTTACGCTCTGGGGCGTTTCGGTGGGCAGAGTCCTTGCCATTCTTGCGGTGCTGTTCGCGGCGCGCTACGGCGGCGTTGCAGGCGGAAGCATTGCGGGCGTAACGGCGGGGCTTACGTTCAGCCTTGCGACATCGGGCCTTAACTATGTTTCGGGAGCCTATGCGCTCGGCGGCCTCGTTGCCGGACTGTTTTCACCGCTCGGGCGGCTTGCTTCCGCTGCGGCTTTCGTGCTGGCAAACGGAATCGCCTCCCTTCAGGTAGGAAATCAAAAAGCGGTTATCGTTGGGCTTTATGAGGTCGCGGCTGCGACGGTGATTTATCTTTTACTGCCCGCGAAAACCGGCAGTTTTCTCGTAGGCGTGTTTTCCCGCCGGGATGACAGTGAGAGTGCAGAGGGGCTTCGCAAATCCATCGTGATGAAGCTCGATTTTGCCGCCAAAGCGCTCGAAGGGGTAGCCACCTCCGTGGAGGAGGTCTCCCGCCGTTTGGAGCAAACAGCCGCGCCGGATATTGACGACGTTTACAACAAGACAATCGAGCATGTCTGCCGCACCTGCGGTCTGAAAGGCTATTGCTGGGAGAAAAGCTACAACAAGACGATGGATGCATTCAACAACCTGACCCCTACCTTGCGCGAAAAGAGGAAGGTGGAACACGACGATTTCCGTGAGGAATTCCGCACGCACTGCAGCAGAGTGGACAGGCTTGCGGAATCCATCAATAAGTACTATGCCGATTTCTGCGCTATGGAGGCGGCGGAAAAGCGCGCAAAGCAGATTCGCAGCATGGTGGCCGAGCAGTTCACCATCACCGGAAGTATGCTCGAAGACATGGCTTCCGACATGGAGATGTGTGAAAAATACGACCCGGCCGCAACCCAGAAGACTGCGGAAGTCCTGCGTCTGGCAGGAATCCAGCCCATGAGCGTGAGCTGCCGCATCGACCGGTTCGGGCACATGTCTGCCGAAGCAGTCGCGGCGCTGCCGCAGTCCGGCAGAATCAACCGCTCGAAGCTCAGAGAGGAACTCTCCCGCGCATGCGGGCGTGAGTTCGACGTCCCCGCCATCACAACGGAAGCGGGAAAATGCCGAATTCAAATCAATGAGCGGGCTGCCTACAAGGTAAAAACAGGCTGTGCGCAGCACATCTGCGGCAACGGCAAACTTTGCGGAGACTGCTGGACGAGCTTTCCCGACGGCAGCGGACGCGTGGTTTCCATTCTGTGCGACGGAATGGGTACGGGCGGCCGTGCGGCGGTGGACGGCGCAATGGCGAGCGGAATTATGGAACGCCTCGTCAAAGCGGGCATCGGGTTCGATACCGGCCTGCGCATTGTGAATTCGGCGCTCGTCGCGAAATCGGGCGATGAGTCGCTTTCCACCATGGACGTCTCCGTAATTGACCTCTACACCGGTGAGGTAACCCTGCTCAAGGCCGGTGCGCCGGGGGCAATTCTGCGCAAAAAAGGGCATGCCGTTGTTCGCGACACGCCCGGTCTGCCGATTGGAATTTTGAATGAAGCCAGTTTCAACCGCTCCGCCGACTCGCTCTCAGACGGAGATTTGCTCGTGATGCTTTCCGACGGTGCTCTCAGCTCCGGCAGCGACTGGATTTGCGAGGAAGTCGAAAAATGGGACGGCACGCTTCCGCAGGAGCTTGCGGAGACCATTGTCTCCAAGGCGATTGCCCGCCGTTCCGACGGACATGACGACGACATCACCGCGCTTGTGCTGATGCTGTGCAAAGCGGAGTGA
- a CDS encoding TatD family hydrolase produces MKYSNIFDSHAHYDDKSFDEDREQLLVELPNLGVSRVLNCGADLASSCKAAALAKKYPYFYAAAGIHPEEAHDLPADWEEQLKALLAQPKMVAVGEIGLDYHFEENPPHEVQRDVFEKQILLANEMNLPIIVHDRDAHGDTMELLKKHRPRGVVHCFSGSVEMAKEVLRLGMYIGLGGAVTFKNARVPVEVAKMVPADRLLLETDCPYMAPVPFRGKRNDSSLIAYTAERIAEIREEDTQELIFKAHRNACRLFLGSEEAE; encoded by the coding sequence ATGAAATATAGCAATATCTTCGACAGCCACGCACATTACGACGACAAGTCCTTTGACGAGGACCGTGAACAGCTTCTCGTCGAACTTCCCAATCTCGGCGTCTCCCGCGTGCTCAACTGCGGGGCTGACCTTGCGTCTTCCTGCAAAGCGGCAGCCCTCGCGAAAAAATACCCATATTTTTACGCCGCTGCGGGAATCCACCCCGAAGAAGCACACGACCTTCCCGCAGACTGGGAGGAACAGCTCAAAGCGCTGCTCGCTCAGCCGAAGATGGTGGCTGTCGGCGAAATTGGCCTTGATTACCACTTTGAAGAAAATCCGCCGCACGAAGTGCAGCGGGATGTTTTTGAAAAGCAGATTCTGCTTGCGAACGAAATGAACCTGCCGATTATTGTCCACGACCGCGACGCGCACGGCGACACGATGGAACTGCTCAAAAAGCATCGGCCGCGCGGCGTGGTGCACTGCTTCTCGGGCAGTGTGGAAATGGCAAAAGAGGTGCTGCGGCTCGGCATGTATATCGGCCTTGGCGGTGCAGTTACCTTCAAGAACGCGCGCGTGCCTGTTGAGGTCGCAAAAATGGTGCCCGCCGACCGTCTTCTTCTCGAGACGGACTGCCCCTATATGGCGCCGGTTCCATTCCGCGGGAAGCGCAACGATTCGTCACTGATTGCCTACACGGCGGAGCGCATTGCGGAAATTCGTGAAGAAGATACGCAGGAACTCATTTTCAAGGCGCATCGCAACGCCTGCCGGCTGTTCCTCGGCTCCGAAGAAGCCGAGTAA